TAGCAGGCCAGAGCCAGAGTGACCCTGCTCGGGGTCCCTGTCctctctggaaaccaccaggCGATTTCTGCCTGCCCTACCCCCGGCCCCATTTCCTCACCGTGCCTCCGCCCAGTCCTTCCCTCTCTCAGCTGCCGGATATCCTTGCGCATCTGGGCAGCCTCCCATCATCATGATCGTGAGCCGGGTCACAGCTGGCCCAGCTCGGCCAGAGGGGCTCTGTGCTCTCCGGCAGTCCCCTGACCCCTGCACTTGTCTCTGGGCAGGCCACTGCCTTGGCCAGGCAGGAGGAGATCTCGCTCTGGAGCACCTACAGGCTGCGGGCCCTGCTCCCGCGCCCCAGCTGCGTTCGACGTGGCCCTGCAGAGTAGTTGTCCACTGCACTTTATAGTAGACGGCGGGCCAGCGGAGTGGGGTCGCTGCTCTTAACATACGCACAGCGAAGAAGGCCGTGCTGCCAGGTGTTGAATGGGGGCCGTTATTTATTGGGCTCCTGCTGTATGCAGGAGCCCACTGCAAGGATCCGAGAGGGCTAGGGCAGAGCTCATGGTCAAGGCAATTAAAAGTGCATGgggccccgggggtgggggcacgGTGGGAGCTGCACGGGGGACGGAACCAGGCTCAGGCAGCCCAGAAGCCCCCAGTCAAGGGAAGGGTAGCAAGGCAGAAGTCCTCTGGGCCGGAGGACACCGGGAAGAGTTTCTAGGAAGGAGCAAGCGGACGGCTGCACCCCACAGATTTAAAAATGCCGCAGACAGGAGCCGGTACTCTGTCAGAGGCTCCGTGCTAAGTATTTTGCATGAATTTTTGTGTCTTTGCTGTCAGGATTGCCCATTTAACAGACGAATCACCTGAGGCACTAGAGCTAGATGGCACAGACTTACCGAGCTAGTGAAAATGGCAGAGACGGGAGTCTGGCCCCCGTCGTGTGACCCTGCAACCGCAAGGCCTGAGCACGGTCTAGGCGGCAGGGAACACGGAGGGCTTCTCTGTTCTTCAGAAGTAACTAGGAGAGGCCGccgcccaccaccacccccagcctcctgcctccttcctggctGTCTGGTCTCTTGATCACACTCTGTGCCGCTCTGCTCTGAAGTTTAAGCCCCAGGGCTCATTTGCCTTTGACCCTGGAGGCCTTAGAGGTGCAGCCTTGTGGGGGGTCTTTGTCTGCAGACTGGAATCTGTGAGGAGGGCTTCTTAGCTCACTCCAGACTGCAGGGCCTTGGAGGGGACTGACTGCTACCAGCTGGGCCCCCACTGACCCTGGGGTTCCCCTCTTGCTCAACTCCTCAGGGATTCcatgagaagaggaaggggggCCAGGCTGGCTGGCACTGGGCCCTCCTTCCTCCAGTAGGTGGGAGGCATTGAAGCATGCCCGGCTGGGTCCCGGAAGCAGCGGGGACAGTGGGACTCAGCCTTGGGTGACTGCTCACAAGCTGGGCTAGGTTCGATCCTCTACTCGGAAGCCGGACTTGTGTTTCCAGGCCCTCTCTTCGGGGCTGGTAGAAGGAGTTGGAGTAATTACGCACTGGCCCTGGGCAGCCTCTGAGCAAGccgggtggtggtggggtgggggcgatTTCGGGACACGGTGCCCAGGAGTCGAGGACGGGCTCTTAGGGGCTGCTGGCCAGCTCCCCAGATGGCTCCCAGCACACGGCCCTGCACTGTGGCCACCCTGCCCCAGGCTCgggctcccagcctcctgggctcAGAAACACGGTGTTCCCAGACTTGCAGCTCTGACGACACGGCTCTCCCCGCTCCCATTCTGAGGGTGGGGAGCCGAAACCTGCAGCCTAGTGCAGGAGGGGCAGCACTGTGAGCGGACCCAGTCCCGCAGCCCTCCGGGCCGGCCTGCAGCTGGGCGTGGAAAGAGGCTGGCTAGAAGATGGCTTGGTGAGCAGGGCAGGAGCAAGTGGGGAGCTCCAGGGTGTGGGTGTTGCCTCTGCACTCTGGGGAACGGGGAAGGGTCGGACACACCTGGAGCCCTAGTGTCCTCAGAAGCAAGGGCCAGGTTCGCACACACTGGTCAGAagttggagaggagagggagctgCAGGGGAAGGCCAGCTGGGCTTGCAGCCCTGGACCTGCTCCCACTCCCGGAGCCTCActtgtcctcatctgtaaaatgggcctgaGACCAGTTCCTCCCCTAGGATTCAGGTGAGGACCAAGGGAGCCTGGCAGCCTGATAAGTGGTCCCACAGTGCCTGCCTGGCACAGTGTCCAAGCCAGACAGGTGGCAACTGCCATGATTGTGTTTTCTGACAAGGTGCCAGGGCAGTGTCCATGCTCTGGGGTTTGGGGGCAGAGTTGGCGTGGCGCGTCTCAGGCCTGGTTCCCATAGTTGAACCTCAAGGCCCGCAGCTGGAACCCCAGCAGCAGCCACTCCGTGGAAGGGTGCCGGGTACAAGACAGCTGGGCCCCTCCATTGCCAACCAGCAGGGTCACCTGAGGAAGGTCCTGCCACCTCTGGCCTCTGCTCTGAGCCTGAGTGCGGCAGCCACAGCAGAGCACGGCAGCGGCCAGGCCTAGATGGGACGAGGTTCATGGGCCACGGTTAAAATCCGGGCCCTGGCTGCCCCTTCCTGGCTCCTGACATGAGTGAGTTCCCCATCCGACTCCTCCCTCACCCATCAAGTAGATGTGACAAGTGTGTAAAAAGCCTGGCCCCCAGGAAGCATCCACAGACCTCGGACTCTGTGGTTGGTGGTGGACGCTTGGTTGTGGCTCTTGGGGCTGGACGTTCAGCTGGCCCTGCCCCGCACCCCCTTTGGACCCAGGCCACCCTCCTCCTCAGCTGTCACCAGCTGCACTCCCTCAAAGGCCTGACGTGGGGTGGCCTGCTAGCCTGACAGCCAGGAGCTGGCCTTGGATGGACAAGAGGACAGGCAGTGGGCACGGCCAGCGTGGaagtccctccccctcccccccgtaCTTGAGgcatcctctttttcttctctgtacatGCTGATGAGTAACTGGGTTCAGGCTGGTGGCAGGGGGGTCCGTGGGGACAGCCTCTTGGGGGCTCATGAGGCTGGTCACCAAACTCCAGTGTCTGGGGTCACTGAGCTCCCGGGTTGCCCTGGCCAGCCAGCCCCTATACAGTCCGAAGCCCAGGCTGCCCCTGTGGGATGCAGTGCGTGGGGCCAGGAGTGTGGCTCAACCCCACCCAGGGCTGACCTGGGGTCCCCACTTGGTCCTGTCCATGTCCTCGGACTCAGGGAACAGGACACCCACCAGAGGGTAGGGGTAGGGCCCTGCTACACACCAGGaggcttttccttctccccaactTGTTGGAGCTTATGGTCCAAGAAATGAACCAGGACTTGGACTTGAGAAGTCCTGGGTTCTCTCCTCAGCCCAGCCCCGCGGCCGGCGGCTTGGTGTCCATTCCACGAGTGTTTGCAGGATGCCTTGTCTGAGTGGTCCGGGAGCCTGGGATCCCAGCGGGGCTGACCAGGCCCTCTGTCCATCTCCCATCGCCACTCCTGCACGTGAGCAAAAGGCCAAGGTCAGAAAGCTGCAGGGCTGGCTTGGGCAGTTTAGGACTCCTACCCTATCTGTAGTGGCTGTCCTGGAGGCTCCCACGGGGGCCCTCAGGGTTTCCCCGCTCGGTGTCTGTCAGCAGCTCTGTGGGGCTCTGGTCCGCAGATGGTGCCCAGTATCCTCTGTTCCCGTTTCCAGGGTGCGTCACGTGCCAGGTGCTGTGCACTGTCTCTGGACCCGCTGTCGCCCTGTAGAGAGCTGCTGCTCTTGTACCCATTTCCCGGATGAGCTCACTGAGGCCGGGGCAGAGAGGCTCGGCAAAGCTGGGAGTCAGAGCCCTTCATGAAAGACGGTGTCCTGGGGTCTGGTGGGCCCCACGGAGGGTCCTCATGTGCCTGGGGCTGCAGGGTGCCGACCAGTGTCCAGGAGAGGGCCTGGGGTGGCATCTGTGACTCTGTGGCCCTGGGTGGCAGCTCAGCAGGGTACATGAAGGACCTCATCTCACGCAGGCGCAAGCCACTGTGGTCAGAGCCACCCTGCCCCGCCCACGTGGGACCAGGTCTCTGCACGTGGCCTGAAGAGACAGGAGGACCCCGTGGTGCAGGCTCGAGCCTTTCTTCTCTGGGTGTCTCAGCCCTGGACGGGGTCTCTGTAGGAGGAGCCGGTCTGCGGAGGAGGCACCTGGGGGGTTTGGAGGCCCCTTATGGCCATCACCGTAAGGAAATCCACACCGAGGGGAGCAGAGTGGGGATGAGAGTGGCGCTGCCATCTCCCTGCACACAGGCACGAGCCGCCTCCCGGGAGAGttggcagggctggggaagagcCAGCAGGGCCCCTCGGGTCTGTCCCAAAATGCGGGTGGGATGGGGCCTGGCCTGCAGTCACTTGGGGACAGGCATGCTGCTGGCCTGTCATCCTGAGAAGGCTGATCGGGTGACACCCAAGTAGTTTCTCCTTCTTCTTGtccctggggctctgggctgcACTCAGAGGGACAGCGGggtgtggggcacttgggtgcctGTTCTGCCGGCGTCTGCTTACCAGGATCTGGGGGCACTGCCCCACCCACACTCCCCTTGACCCAAGCCATGGAAGGCCAGGCAGCATGTGCAAGGCCCAGCTGCtaactggatcccaggaacctggggaCATTGGCTCCCCAAGGACACAGCCATCCCTGTGGCGTTCTGTTCCCCTAGAAGTCAGCCGAGCACCCTCCTGCCCTGAAGAGGCCTCCCCGAAACCATCTGTCTGGTCAGCCACGCCCATCCTTCCCCAGgagccgcccccctccccgccagagCACCCCCCACGTGGGCCTGCGGGCGCTGCCCTCTGCCTGCAGGGTGGCCCAGGGTCGCCTACAGGCACAGGGCTCTGCCCATCCTGCTGCGGGGGGCCCTCGGGGGGACAGATGCCTGGTGTTAGCTGCTTTCCCTCTCAGTCCCTGGAAGCGGGGAGGAGTAGGACACAAATGCCCTGCTCTGCCGCTTCCTGGCCGGGCCCCCGGGCCCTTTGCTTCAGAGCCTGCCCCTCTGTGCAGGAGGTGGTCACGGGCTCCTGCACCCAGCTCTGGGGGTCTGCTTTCTTCCTGCCGTGGCTGCGGCTGCCCAAAGGAGCCAGAGCAGCGCCCCATCTGTGTGACAGGGCGATGACTCCCGGcatcccgccccgcccccccccaccagccgGCAGAAGGgggcccctgggggtggggatgggggaggggcttggggacCACATACTGCGCAGGGCAGCTGCTCTGCTGGCGAGGCCCAGGGCtcactgcgggggtggggggtgctgctcTCTGGACTTGCCAGGGGATGGCCACTGCCTGCCCGCAGCACCCAGAAGCCTGGGTGGAGCCCCATTAGgagccaggtgccctgtggagTTCAGGGGCAGGGCCCTCTGGTGGGCCCACCGGTCCTGCATGGGGCCCCCCAGCTCACTGCCCACAAGCCGGGTGTTCCTCCCAGCTGAGCCACACGTGACTAAAATAACCATGGAGAAGGCCAGGCCCTTCCAGCCCCGGCTCGGCCTCCACGGGAAGTGGGCTCAGACCCCTGAGGACATGCCAGGGTGGTGGCCCCCCGTCCAGCAGGGAGACAGCTGGTCTCTGCAGCCTGCATCCTCTGAGGGCTCTTCCAGACGGGGGAGGGAACGTGAGCATCTGTCTCAGCTTTTCTGCTCAGGAGGAGGCTCCCCTGTTCAGTGGAGGGGCTGGGTCATCAGAGGGGTGTGGGTGTAGGAGGTGGCACTCGGGGCACCTCTGCCGGTCCCCTGCTAACTCTCCACAGACAGGCTGGCTCTCTCTCCAGAGAGAATGTGATGGCAGCGGCTTCCCCGTTGGTCCAGTGCCCAGCATGGGAGGGCAGCCACAGGTCAGAGGAAGTGGCCTTCCTGAGGGGAGCTGGCCTCCTGCGGCGCACAGGGGCGGCAGCAGGCGAGAGGCCCCAGTACCCCGTCGCCGACCCCAGAGGTGCAGCAGGGGCCCTGCCAAGGCGGTGGGCTTCAAGGAAGGCTGTGGGTGGGCTGAGTCAGCACCTTTGCCTGGGTCTCCTATAAGCTGCACACCCACCTTGGGCTAGGGCAGTGATGCGCCGTCCCAGCCGCTGGTCGGGGGCCCTGTGCCGGCTGGCACGTCCCAGCTCCTCCCTCAACCCTCAGAGGCCTCCCTCCCTAATGCAGCACCCCCCCCCGCCGTGGGGGGCCAGACAGGCAGCGGGGCTTGGAGATTACGGCCCCAGGCTAGCCTGCCCAGTGGAAGGGGTCACTGACACCTAAAACAAGGGCCTTTACTTCCTGTCCCAGGCAAAGTCCCGTGGTTTAGGGCCCAGTGAAGCCCCAGTCATCTGCCCAGACACTGCACCGTCACTGTTTGCCCGCTGTCCCCACGCACATGACGCCGGACGGGGAACCAGGATCTCCTCTGTTGCCCAAGAAGGCACAAGGGCATGAAtgagcagaaagggaaggaagtggCCTTGGATGTGGCCATCGGGGATGCCCTACGCCTGCCCCTGACGCATGATGCTGACTCCAGGGCTGGGCCGGGAGGAGCTGCCCATGCCTGCTGAGtcagctggggagcagggaggagggcctTGGGGGTCCTGGTCTGTCATCTACCCACGGCGATGCGTCTTTGGACAGGTCGCCCCTCTCCCACGTCCGCGTCCTCATCTGTGACATGGCCAGAAGGCAGTACCCCTCTTGGGGGTAGAGGGGGTGGCCCTGGCCATGAGCATGTTGCTGGGGGTTTCCGGGGCCTGGAGGGCTGGCGgctgagggggtgggaaggggcgggCTGGGGGCTGCGTTCTCCCGCCCCAAAGTGATTCCTGGGAGTCACCAGCCTGGAGCTGCCAGCCCACTTCAtccctgccaggggccaggccgGGGTGGGGCGGAGGGTTGGTGGGTGGACGCCGTGCCTTGGCTGGTGACTGGAAGGCTCACGGGGGCAGCCCCTGACGGCCCCACCCCGTCTCCCCAGAGCTGCACGCAGGAGATCGGTGAGGAGCTGCTCAACGGCCtcatcttctccatctccctacgGAAGGTGCAGGCGCAGCCCGGGGCCAACAAAGGCCAGCGCTGGCTTGGGGTGAGTGCGGCCGCAGGGCTCCTACCCCCAAGAACCCACAGTCCTGCTCCCAAAGGAGCCTGGGCCTCCACGCCCTCCCCGCTGCCCAGCTCTGGGCTTGGGCAGGAGCAGGGTCACTCTGCACGGGACACCCGGGAGGCCGAGTCactgagcgtccaactcttgatttcggctcaggtcacgatctcagggtcgtgagatcgagccccgcatcggtctcccatggtgcgtggagcctgcttgagtgCGCTGGCAcgctccctccgcccctcctgtGCACGTGCAGACTCTCTCTCTACAAAGAAAAGTTCATTCACACCTGCATGAACATCTAAAAAGACACCTTTTTACTGCTTCCCCTTGACATTGGGCCCCAGGTGACTTTGTGTTTGTACCCCAGTCCGTCTGGTTTTAACTCCCGCCCCCGGCGGTCCCAGTAGTCGGCAGCCCCGCCTTCCGCATCCGCACTGGGAAGGGCCAGTTTCCCCCCAAGGCAGGGAGGCTTGAGCTCCTCTACGGTTCGCTGTGGTCCCCCGAGCAAGGCCACGTGACCCCTCCGGCTCAGAGGGCCTGACTCGGCCACACACCGTTCCGGAAGGGAGGCCAGTTGTCAGGGTGATTCCGCCCTTCAGTGCCAGGGCCCGGGCTGCACGACTCCCTCCCCAGAAGGAGCCTCTGTCTTCTCATCCCAAGAATGGGCACGTTTTGCCAGAGCTCACGGGGTTCGTGCTTTTCCTCCTCCAGCCAACAGACTGACCCGGAAGGGTTGTTTCTGCCTGTTTTGTTAGTCCCCATATCaaattctctttgtttgtttgtttgttttaaggttttatttatttcacagagagagtgagagcgggagagagggaacacaagcagggggagtgggagagggagaagcaggcttcccaccgagccaggagcccgatgcggggctcgatcccaggaccttgggatcatgacctgagccccccagggcgCCCCTCAGATTCTGCTTCTAAAGCTGAGCTTGTTTCTCAGCTTGTGGCAACGCGTGTCTTCTTTCCAGCCTCACATCCCTGCGCCCTTGGGATGTCATCTGAGCCCGGGCCCCCCACCCTCCTGGCCGCCCCGGGCACGGCCGCTGACCACACCCCTCCTtcgtcccaccccaccccagtgtgAAAACGAGTCCGCCCTGAGCCTGTATGAGACCTGCAAGGTGCGGACGGTGAAGGCAGGCACGCTGGAGAAGCTGGTGGAACACCTGGTGCCCGCCTTCCAGGGCAGCGACCTCTCCTACGTCACCATCTTCCTATGCACCTACCGGGCCTTCACCACCACCCAGCAGGTCCTGGACCTTCTGTTCAAACGGTGAGCGGCCCCCCGTACCTCCCCGCGGCTCCCCGCCCCCGTCCCTCCCCGCGGCTCCCCACCGCAGTCCAGGCAGGGTGTCTCGGCCGCAGCCCTTCCCCGCTTGGACACCAGGCCCCTGCTGGACATTTTGCATAGTGCCGTGAGCGGGGCAGAccggcctccctgccctcctgggctTCCGCTGTAGTCGGGGGGTCAGCCGGTAACCCTAGACGTCATAGCAGGTACGGTAGACGTGACGCCCTCACGGCCTCCTCTAGATACGGATGTATCCTCCCCTACTCTGACGAGGACGGCGGCCCCCAGGACCAATTAAAAAAGTGAGTGGACTTTGGATCTGATGGGAGGGTCCCCTGTCTCCCAGGTGGGGGACATCTGGGCTTTGGTGGGGGCAGAAGCCTGGCCCCCACGTCTGTGACTACTACCGGAGGGCGGAGCTGTGGGGGCCTCTCCTGCAGAAAGACAGGAGTCAGACCGCTGTGGCTGGGCTCCCGGGGCCTGGGGgccagaggggaggctgggggctggaggccagggttGGGCCCTGAGGCTGGGTGTCCCCACCActgcctgccccagccctgtCTGCTCTGCTGAGATCCCGGGGCCACCGGCTCACACGGGGGCTTCGCGCCTCGGTGCCCCAGGCCAACCACCCTCCTGCGGTTCCCGAGAATAGTGTCGGTGGGAAGAGGAGACCCCACGTGCCTGGAAGGGGGTCCGGCGGGCATCGGAGCAGGCGCTGGGGGTTGCAGGGCCACGAGAGCCCAGGcgggctgggcagagggacatCGCCCGTTCCCTCCTCCCTCACAGACTGCTGCAGCGCCTACCGTGTGCCCCAGGGCTGGGACAGAGCAGAcgccgcgccccctccccaccttcctgggGTTTATGGTGCAGCAAGGGGGACCCCAGACAGACAGAGGAGTGGGTCAGGCCCCCCGGGGAAGGCAGGGGTGCTCACACCAGAGATGGAGGGCTCCCTCCTGTGGAGACCGCCGACCCGCACCTGCTGGCCAGACCTGCCCCTGCCTGGATGGCCGGTGGTGGTGGGCGGGGTGGGCCCGGCCTCTGGATGGAGcatccccccctccccggggGTGCCGCAGGGGGCTGTGCGGAAGGAAGGGCCAGGCCACTGACGCTGCCGCCTGCCCGCCTACCTCCAGTGCCATCTCCTCcattctgggcacctggctggaccAGTACTCGGAGGACTTCTGTCAGCCCCCAGACTTTCCCTGCCTCAAGCAGCTGGTGGCCTACGTGCAGCTCAACATGCCCGGCTCTGACCTGGAGCGCCGTGCCCACCTTCTGCTGGCCCAGCTGGAGCACGCAGAGCCCGCGCAGGCCGAGCCCGAGGGTGAGAAGGCCGGGGCTGGGTGCCTGGGGCTGTGTCGGGATGGGTCGgtgctgggccccacagggaCGAGCCCCACAGGCTGGTGTGGGGCCAGGAGCAAGGCCTGGGCTCAGAGCACCCAGCGGGTGCACCACACTCGGGGAGCCGTCCCGCTGAGGCTTCCTTCCTGGGTGCGGCTTCTCTGGGAGGCCCCGGCCTGAGCTCTGTGTCTGCAAAGGAACATGGAAACTTCTCTCCTCCTGTAGCTCTGTACCCTGCTCCAGCGCCAGCACCAGTTCCAGAAACAGCTCCAGAACTAGAGCCAGCTTTAGCACCAACTCTCCTGCCTACTCTGGAGCCAGACGCGGCTCCAGCACGAACTCCAGAGCCAGACGCAGCTCCGGCTCCCGCTCTAGAACCAGACgtggctccggctccggctccggctcccgcTCCGGCTCCCACTCCAGAGCCAGATGTAGCTCCAGCTCCTACTCTAGAACCAGATGCAGCTCCGGCTCCAGCTCTAGAAGCAGACGTAACTCCGGCTCCTGCTCCAGAACCAGACGCAGCTCCGGCTCCTGCTCCAGAACCCGAGCCATCTCTGTCTCAAACTCTAGAGCCAGAGGCAGCTCCAGTGCCCGAGCCTCCCTGGCCTTCAGCTGTTGCTGCAGAAAATGGGCTGAATGAGAAGCCTCACCTCTTGGCCTTCCCTCCCGACCTGGTAGCAGAGCAGTTTACCCTAATGGATGCAGTGAGTACCTCTCAGTggtgggacagggcaggggcaCCCCTTCCTCTGGCCTTGGGTCCATGCCCTGCCATTCCCCGGTCCCCAGCTGGTGTCCCGCTCTAGCTCCCAGTTCCAGCAGGACTCACTGTGAGATCCGCGGACTGGGGACATAGAGATGggaccctcccaccccagcctgcGGGGACTGTGGATTACATGAGGGGGAACGGTGGAAGGCTGGGTGGGCCTGGCCTATTTGGTGGGGAAGCGGAGCTCCCTGAGGGGCTGCCTGCTCCCTGGGTCAACCCCCCAATCTGCCAGGAGCACTTATTAGGCACTTATTAGGCACCTGCTATGTACTAGAGTTTCTGGCAGAAACCAGAGCCCTAAGGTATGACACCCACAGCGGGCGTGCACCTggacgggggcgggggcgggggcgggggcggacgCAAGGCATGATGGGGGAGCCGGAAGTGCTCCCTGCTGTGCAGCTGTGAGGCCCCTTCTGGTGCTTGGAGTCGGTGAGGGCCGGCTGCCGAAAATGCTGGACTCTCCTCCAGCGTGTCATCCGGGGCCACTTGTGCTGGGCGCCTGTGGTAGGCAGAGagcaaagcacacacacacacacacgcgcgcgcgcgcgcgcctgcAAGGCTCCAGCCACATCCTGCCCCACATCGTCCGCTCCCGAGCTCAGCCCTGACCAGGGGCTCTGCCTGGGACGAGGGGAGCAGGGATCCTGGGCCGGGGTGTGGCCGAGCTGCGTGACacaccccctgctccccaggagcTGTTCAAGAAGGTGGTGCCCTACCACTGCCTGGGCTCCATCTGGTCCCAGCGAGACAAGAAAGGCAAGGAGCACCTGGCTCCCACCGTCCGTGCCACCGTCGCCCAGTTCAACAGCGTGGCCAACTGCGTCATCACCACCTGCCTGGCGGACCGGAGTGTGACGGCCCGGGGCAGGGCCCGGCTGGTGGAGCACTGGATCGAGGTGGCCAGGGTACGCCTCCGAGGGGCTCTGGGGAGCCCCTGTCTCACTTGATCTGCCCTCAGGGAGGTGATGTGGCATCCCgggcccttccttcctccagggcGCGCCGGCCTTGACCGGCGTATCCCGACGCCTGGGTACTCACTGCCCCATGACTCCCTCCTGTGGCCTGTGCCGTGATCCCCCTCCTGGGAGTACTGCCTCCCTGGGCTCCACCGGCATCCGTCTCCCCCAGGTCGGGAGCTCCCAGCCACGGGGACCACAGCCACGTCTCAgccctgcttttcctttcccaggAGTGCCGCGTCCTCAAGAACTTCTCGTCCCTCTACGCCATCCTGTCTGCCCTGCAGAGCAACTCCATCCACCGGCTGAAGAAGACGTGGGAAGAAGTTTCCAGGTGGGCGTGCCTCTCAGCAGGAGCCCCAGGGGGGACCTGGGACCTGCCAGGGGTCGGCAAATCCTGGGCCAGCGAATCCTGGGTCAGCTGGCAGGGCCTCCGATTGTCTGTTGGCTTTAGGCAAGCAGTTCTGCCtcgggactcagtttccttatctggcAGCTAAGAGATTGGGCCACACTGGAGATTTTCCTGGGTTTACTCGGCAGCCACACCACTCTGTCCTCTTAAAATCCAAACGGGTCGGAACAGAGGCCCACACACACGGCTCTCTTCCCCGGGGCCGCAGAGTGGGACCCTGTGTGGAAACCACCCATCCAGGCAGTTCAGGGCCTTGGctctaaaataaaatggattagtACGCACCCCCCTGCGTGCCGTTTCCAAGGCTGTCCTCCTTTCCCGCAGGGAAAGCTTCCGAATCTTCCAGAAGCTGTCGGAGATCTTCTCCGATGAGAACAACtactcgctgagcagagagctgctCATCAAGGTGAACCCTGGGCGGAGGAGGGTCTCAGAGGAGGGAGGGTCTCAGCGAGCAGTTCTTTGAAAGATTCCAGTCCTGTCTTGTCTGGACTCTGCAGAGTGGGATCTTTTTGGTCCCTGGCCAGTGTGGGGGGCAGTTTGGGGAACAGGAGACCCTGGTAATGGGATGGTGGGGGTACAGTCGGGGGACGTTCCAGAAGGGATAGGTGAGCTGGCAGGATTAGCAGGTATCCTGCTTCCTAGGGTCAGGGGTTGGGGGCTCCTGTCTGCCACAGCTCAGGGGAGGGCTCCCTGCCTGCCTAGCACCAGGATGCCACAAGGGAGGCCAGAGGCCACGTCGCAAAGGGGCTGCCCGCCTTGGCTCCAAATGAGCAGACCAGGACGCAGCTGTGGGTACGGTGGGGGGCTCCTGACTTTGCCCCGGGCCGGACACCACAGTTGGATCCCAGGGAGTCTTGCTAGGCTCCCCCCACAGGGCCT
The DNA window shown above is from Mustela erminea isolate mMusErm1 chromosome 12, mMusErm1.Pri, whole genome shotgun sequence and carries:
- the RALGDS gene encoding ral guanine nucleotide dissociation stimulator isoform X3, whose translation is MAREAGPTAPRARKGWVFFACVSVVTARRRATAHRTTLQSPTRWPAPVPAAATESCTQEIGEELLNGLIFSISLRKVQAQPGANKGQRWLGCENESALSLYETCKVRTVKAGTLEKLVEHLVPAFQGSDLSYVTIFLCTYRAFTTTQQVLDLLFKRRYGRRDALTASSRYGCILPYSDEDGGPQDQLKNAISSILGTWLDQYSEDFCQPPDFPCLKQLVAYVQLNMPGSDLERRAHLLLAQLEHAEPAQAEPEALYPAPAPAPVPETAPELEPALAPTLLPTLEPDAAPARTPEPDAAPAPALEPDVAPAPAPAPAPAPTPEPDVAPAPTLEPDAAPAPALEADVTPAPAPEPDAAPAPAPEPEPSLSQTLEPEAAPVPEPPWPSAVAAENGLNEKPHLLAFPPDLVAEQFTLMDAELFKKVVPYHCLGSIWSQRDKKGKEHLAPTVRATVAQFNSVANCVITTCLADRSVTARGRARLVEHWIEVARECRVLKNFSSLYAILSALQSNSIHRLKKTWEEVSRESFRIFQKLSEIFSDENNYSLSRELLIKEGTSKFATLEMNPKRAQKRPKETGVIQGTVPYLGTFLTDLVMLDTAMKDYLYGRLINFEKRRKVSLCSPYMSAGVWTRDPREFEVIAQIKLLQSACNSYSIVPEEHFRAWFRTMERLSETESYNLSCELEPPSESASNTLKAKKNAAIVKRWSDRQAPSGELSTSGSSHSKSCDQLRCGPYLSSGDIADALSVHSAGSSSSDVEEINMSFVPESPDGQEKKFWESTSQSSPETSGISSASSSTSSSSASTTPVAATRTHKRSMSGVCGCSSSLPLYNQQVGDCCIIRVSLDVDNGNMYKSILVTSQDKAPAVIRKAMDKHNLDEDEPDDYELVQVISDDRKLKIPDNANVFYAMNSTANYDFVLKKRTFTKGAKVRHGTSSTLPRMKQKGLKIAKGIF
- the RALGDS gene encoding ral guanine nucleotide dissociation stimulator isoform X4; the encoded protein is MAREAGPTAPRARKGWVFFACVSVVTARRRATAHRTTLQSPTRWPAPVPAAATESCTQEIGEELLNGLIFSISLRKVQAQPGANKGQRWLGCENESALSLYETCKVRTVKAGTLEKLVEHLVPAFQGSDLSYVTIFLCTYRAFTTTQQVLDLLFKRYGRRDALTASSRYGCILPYSDEDGGPQDQLKNAISSILGTWLDQYSEDFCQPPDFPCLKQLVAYVQLNMPGSDLERRAHLLLAQLEHAEPAQAEPEALYPAPAPAPVPETAPELEPALAPTLLPTLEPDAAPARTPEPDAAPAPALEPDVAPAPAPAPAPAPTPEPDVAPAPTLEPDAAPAPALEADVTPAPAPEPDAAPAPAPEPEPSLSQTLEPEAAPVPEPPWPSAVAAENGLNEKPHLLAFPPDLVAEQFTLMDAELFKKVVPYHCLGSIWSQRDKKGKEHLAPTVRATVAQFNSVANCVITTCLADRSVTARGRARLVEHWIEVARECRVLKNFSSLYAILSALQSNSIHRLKKTWEEVSRESFRIFQKLSEIFSDENNYSLSRELLIKEGTSKFATLEMNPKRAQKRPKETGVIQGTVPYLGTFLTDLVMLDTAMKDYLYGRLINFEKRRKVSLCSPYMSAGVWTRDPREFEVIAQIKLLQSACNSYSIVPEEHFRAWFRTMERLSETESYNLSCELEPPSESASNTLKAKKNAAIVKRWSDRQAPSGELSTSGSSHSKSCDQLRCGPYLSSGDIADALSVHSAGSSSSDVEEINMSFVPESPDGQEKKFWESTSQSSPETSGISSASSSTSSSSASTTPVAATRTHKRSMSGVCGCSSSLPLYNQQVGDCCIIRVSLDVDNGNMYKSILVTSQDKAPAVIRKAMDKHNLDEDEPDDYELVQVISDDRKLKIPDNANVFYAMNSTANYDFVLKKRTFTKGAKVRHGTSSTLPRMKQKGLKIAKGIF
- the RALGDS gene encoding ral guanine nucleotide dissociation stimulator isoform X14, which encodes MVQRMWAEAAGPAGAAEPLFPGSRRSRSVWDAVRLEVGGPDSCPVVLHSFTQLDPDLPRLESCTQEIGEELLNGLIFSISLRKVQAQPGANKGQRWLGCENESALSLYETCKVRTVKAGTLEKLVEHLVPAFQGSDLSYVTIFLCTYRAFTTTQQVLDLLFKRYGRRDALTASSRYGCILPYSDEDGGPQDQLKNAISSILGTWLDQYSEDFCQPPDFPCLKQLVAYVQLNMPGSDLERRAHLLLAQLEHAEPAQAEPEALYPAPAPAPVPETAPELEPALAPTLLPTLEPDAAPARTPEPDAAPAPALEPDVAPAPAPAPAPAPTPEPDVAPAPTLEPDAAPAPALEADVTPAPAPEPDAAPAPAPEPEPSLSQTLEPEAAPVPEPPWPSAVAAENGLNEKPHLLAFPPDLVAEQFTLMDAELFKKVVPYHCLGSIWSQRDKKGKEHLAPTVRATVAQFNSVANCVITTCLADRSVTARGRARLVEHWIEVARECRVLKNFSSLYAILSALQSNSIHRLKKTWEEVSRESFRIFQKLSEIFSDENNYSLSRELLIKEGTSKFATLEMNPKRAQKRPKETGVIQGTVPYLGTFLTDLVMLDTAMKDYLYGRLINFEKRRKEFEVIAQIKLLQSACNSYSIVPEEHFRAWFRTMERLSETESYNLSCELEPPSESASNTLKAKKNAAIVKRWSDRQAPSGELSTSGSSHSKSCDQLRCGPYLSSGDIADALSVHSAGSSSSDVEEINMSFVPESPDGQEKKFWESTSQSSPETSGISSASSSTSSSSASTTPVAATRTHKRSMSGVCGCSSSLPLYNQQVGDCCIIRVSLDVDNGNMYKSILVTSQDKAPAVIRKAMDKHNLDEDEPDDYELVQVISDDRKLKIPDNANVFYAMNSTANYDFVLKKRTFTKGAKVRHGTSSTLPRMKQKGLKIAKGIF